A part of Lacinutrix sp. 5H-3-7-4 genomic DNA contains:
- a CDS encoding co-chaperone GroES, translating to MSKVNIKPLADRVLVEALPAETQTASGLYIPDSAQEKQHKGTVVAVGNGKKDEPLTVKVGDTVLYGKYSGSEIKLDGQDFLMMREEDIMAII from the coding sequence ATGAGTAAAGTAAACATTAAACCATTAGCAGATCGTGTATTGGTAGAAGCACTTCCTGCTGAAACACAAACCGCTTCTGGATTATACATTCCAGATAGCGCTCAAGAAAAACAACACAAAGGAACTGTAGTCGCTGTTGGAAACGGTAAAAAAGATGAACCGCTTACCGTTAAAGTTGGAGACACTGTACTTTATGGAAAATATTCTGGATCTGAAATTAAATTAGATGGTCAAGATTTTTTAATGATGCGTGAAGAAGACATCATGGCAATTATTTAA
- a CDS encoding sigma-54-dependent Fis family transcriptional regulator encodes MESIQATKQRFGIIGNSAGLNRAIEKAIQVSPTDISVLVTGESGVGKESIPKIIHQLSHRKHNKYIAVNCGAIPEGTIDSELFGHEKGAFTGATSTRSGYFEVADGGTIFLDEVGELPLTTQVRLLRVLENGEFIKVGSSKVQKTNVRIVAATNVNMFDAIKKEKFREDLYYRLSTVDINLPPLRDRQEDIHLLFRKFASDFALKYKMPTIKLSDDAIQILLKFRWSGNIRQLRNVAEQISVLEQNRTITAQTLNGYLPSGSNNLPAVIKTTKSESDFSSEREILYKVLFDMKADLNDLKKLTMELMKNGNAKDVQKNNEGLIEKIYGDDNHDYEEQIDDLQVLAIPQDADAPEQFKTDAEDKYHFAEEIEEEETLSLHDKELELIKKSLERHNGKRKLAAEELGISERTLYRKIKQFDL; translated from the coding sequence ATGGAATCAATACAAGCAACAAAACAACGTTTTGGCATAATAGGAAATAGTGCTGGCCTTAACCGCGCTATAGAAAAAGCCATACAAGTATCACCAACAGATATTTCTGTTTTGGTTACAGGAGAAAGTGGTGTTGGTAAAGAAAGTATTCCTAAAATTATACACCAACTCTCACATAGAAAACACAATAAATATATTGCAGTAAACTGTGGTGCAATACCAGAAGGTACTATTGACAGTGAACTTTTTGGTCACGAAAAAGGAGCTTTTACAGGAGCAACATCCACAAGAAGTGGTTATTTTGAAGTTGCCGATGGTGGCACCATTTTTTTAGATGAAGTTGGAGAACTACCTTTAACAACGCAAGTGCGATTACTTCGTGTTCTTGAAAACGGTGAGTTTATAAAAGTAGGTTCTAGCAAAGTTCAAAAAACAAACGTTAGAATTGTAGCTGCAACAAACGTAAATATGTTTGATGCTATTAAAAAAGAAAAATTTCGTGAAGATTTATATTACAGGCTAAGTACTGTAGATATTAATTTACCACCACTTAGAGACAGACAAGAAGACATCCATTTATTATTTAGAAAATTTGCCAGTGATTTTGCTTTAAAATACAAAATGCCAACCATAAAACTAAGTGATGATGCTATACAAATATTATTAAAATTTAGATGGAGCGGAAACATTAGACAACTTCGAAATGTGGCTGAGCAAATTTCGGTATTAGAACAAAATAGAACCATCACTGCACAAACACTAAATGGCTACCTACCTTCTGGTAGCAATAACTTACCAGCAGTAATAAAAACCACAAAATCTGAAAGCGACTTTAGTAGCGAACGTGAAATTTTATACAAAGTACTTTTTGATATGAAAGCCGATTTAAACGATTTAAAAAAGCTTACCATGGAACTCATGAAAAACGGTAATGCAAAAGACGTTCAAAAAAATAACGAAGGTTTAATTGAAAAAATTTACGGCGACGACAATCATGACTACGAAGAGCAAATAGACGATTTACAAGTATTAGCTATACCACAAGACGCAGATGCTCCAGAACAGTTTAAAACAGATGCTGAAGACAAATATCATTTCGCCGAAGAAATTGAAGAAGAAGAAACTTTATCTTTACACGATAAAGAACTAGAACTTATTAAAAAATCTCTAGAACGCCATAACGGAAAACGCAAACTCGCTGCTGAAGAACTTGGAATTAGCGAACGCACTTTATATAGAAAAATTAAACAATTTGATTTATAA
- a CDS encoding formimidoylglutamase, with translation MNFNFLSPVSDSVLAHNELLSMQALGRKLKIHSAQNGIPDLENVSIAIIGVLENRNDVNYIGEEFQLNEVRKAFYALYPGSWSAVVADLGDINKGETVEDTYFALKTTVSILIQKKIIPIILGGSQDLTYAIYRAYDNLKPMVNIVNVDSRFDLGDSTKPIKNNSFIGKIILDEPYNLFNYAALGYQTYFNSQEEIDLMERLYFEAYRLGEVSNDITIVEPAMRDANIVSVDLGAVKASEVSLKQRLSPNGLDGKEICAIARYAGISNKVTSFGIFEYKPSYDDEVTSMLISQMLWYFIEGYNCRVIDDEFVNDNNHQKFTALTSSEELVFYKSTKTGRWWIEIPFLANVNNKLKKHTLLSCTHKDYLDACNDKIPERWYKAYQKNSV, from the coding sequence ATGAATTTTAATTTTTTGTCTCCTGTATCAGATTCGGTTTTAGCTCATAATGAGCTTTTATCTATGCAAGCTCTAGGACGAAAATTAAAAATCCATTCTGCACAAAATGGAATTCCAGATTTAGAAAATGTATCAATAGCGATAATTGGAGTTCTTGAAAACAGAAACGATGTTAATTATATAGGTGAAGAATTTCAGCTTAATGAGGTTAGAAAAGCTTTTTATGCATTATATCCAGGAAGTTGGAGTGCAGTTGTTGCAGATTTAGGAGACATAAATAAAGGAGAAACAGTAGAAGATACATACTTTGCCTTAAAAACTACTGTCTCTATATTAATACAAAAAAAAATAATTCCTATTATTTTAGGCGGAAGTCAAGACTTAACTTACGCCATATATCGTGCTTATGACAATTTAAAACCTATGGTCAACATTGTAAATGTTGATTCACGTTTTGATTTAGGAGATTCAACAAAACCAATAAAAAATAATAGTTTTATTGGTAAAATTATTTTGGACGAACCATATAATTTATTTAATTACGCCGCATTAGGTTATCAAACCTATTTCAATTCCCAAGAAGAAATAGACTTAATGGAGCGTTTGTATTTTGAAGCTTATCGTCTTGGCGAAGTTTCTAACGATATAACTATTGTAGAGCCAGCAATGAGAGATGCGAATATTGTAAGTGTTGACTTGGGAGCCGTAAAAGCATCAGAAGTAAGCCTAAAACAACGCCTGTCACCAAATGGGCTAGATGGAAAAGAAATTTGTGCCATAGCCAGATATGCAGGAATTAGTAACAAAGTGACATCATTCGGTATCTTCGAGTATAAGCCTTCTTATGACGACGAAGTGACGTCTATGTTAATTTCACAAATGTTATGGTATTTTATTGAAGGATATAATTGTCGTGTAATTGATGATGAATTTGTTAACGATAATAACCATCAAAAATTTACAGCATTAACAAGTTCAGAAGAGTTAGTTTTCTACAAAAGCACTAAAACAGGACGTTGGTGGATAGAAATTCCTTTTTTGGCAAATGTTAATAATAAATTAAAAAAGCATACGTTATTATCTTGCACGCATAAAGACTATCTTGATGCCTGTAATGATAAGATACCTGAAAGATGGTATAAAGCGTATCAAAAAAATAGCGTCTAA
- the miaB gene encoding tRNA (N6-isopentenyl adenosine(37)-C2)-methylthiotransferase MiaB, which yields MEKTIDEKKQGNTLVLDQNDKNTKKLFIESYGCAMNFSDSEIVASILDEQGYNTTSKLEDADLVLVNTCSIRDKAEQTVRKRLEKYNAVKRTNPKMKVGVLGCMAERLKSKFLEEEKIVDLVVGPDAYKDLPNLLAEVEEGHDAINVVLSKDETYGDVSPVRLNSNGVTAFVSITRGCDNMCTFCVVPFTRGRERSRDPQSIIEEINDLWSKGYKEITLLGQNVDSYLWYGGGLKKDFSKASDIQKATAVDFSKLLQICAEAQPKMRIRFSTSNPQDMSLEVIKTMAKYKNICNHIHLPVQSGSDRILKAMNRLHTRKEYFTLIDNIKTIIPDCAISQDMIAGFPTETEEDHQDTLSLMEYVKYNFGYMFTYSERPGTLAERKLDDDIPEAVKSRRLKEIIELQLKHSELRTREHLGKTVEVLIERESKKSKEQWSGRTEKNLVAVFPKGNYKIGDFVNVKVTDCTKATLIGEAVGEAE from the coding sequence ATGGAAAAAACAATTGACGAAAAAAAACAAGGAAACACTCTTGTTTTAGACCAAAACGATAAAAACACCAAAAAACTTTTTATAGAAAGTTATGGGTGTGCTATGAATTTTAGCGACAGTGAAATTGTAGCTTCAATTTTAGATGAGCAAGGTTATAACACCACAAGCAAACTAGAAGATGCAGATTTAGTTTTAGTAAACACATGCTCGATTAGAGACAAAGCAGAACAAACTGTAAGAAAGCGTTTAGAAAAATACAATGCTGTAAAACGTACTAATCCAAAAATGAAAGTTGGTGTTTTAGGATGCATGGCAGAACGCTTAAAAAGTAAATTTTTAGAAGAAGAAAAAATTGTCGATCTCGTTGTTGGCCCAGATGCTTACAAAGATCTACCTAATCTTTTAGCCGAAGTTGAAGAAGGTCATGACGCTATTAACGTTGTACTTTCTAAAGATGAAACTTATGGTGATGTTTCACCAGTAAGATTAAACAGCAACGGCGTTACTGCTTTTGTTTCTATAACACGTGGTTGTGATAATATGTGTACGTTTTGTGTAGTACCATTTACACGTGGTAGAGAACGTAGTCGCGATCCACAAAGTATTATTGAAGAAATAAACGATTTATGGAGCAAAGGCTATAAAGAAATCACTTTATTAGGTCAAAACGTAGACAGCTACCTTTGGTATGGCGGCGGACTTAAAAAAGATTTCTCAAAAGCATCAGATATTCAAAAAGCTACAGCAGTAGACTTTTCAAAATTATTACAAATTTGCGCAGAGGCACAACCAAAAATGCGTATTCGTTTTTCTACTTCAAACCCACAAGACATGAGTTTAGAGGTAATAAAAACAATGGCTAAATATAAAAACATATGTAACCACATACATTTACCTGTACAAAGTGGAAGCGATCGCATTTTAAAAGCCATGAATCGTCTGCACACACGTAAAGAATATTTTACTTTAATAGATAATATAAAAACTATTATTCCAGACTGCGCAATTAGTCAAGACATGATTGCCGGTTTCCCAACAGAAACAGAAGAAGATCACCAAGACACTTTAAGCTTAATGGAATATGTAAAATATAATTTTGGTTATATGTTTACTTATTCTGAAAGACCAGGAACACTTGCCGAGCGTAAACTTGATGATGATATTCCAGAAGCTGTAAAAAGCCGAAGACTAAAAGAAATTATTGAGCTACAATTAAAACATAGCGAGCTTAGAACAAGAGAACACCTTGGTAAAACTGTAGAAGTACTAATTGAGCGTGAATCTAAAAAATCTAAAGAGCAATGGTCTGGACGCACAGAAAAAAACTTAGTTGCCGTTTTTCCTAAAGGAAATTATAAAATAGGTGATTTTGTAAATGTAAAAGTAACAGATTGTACAAAAGCAACACTTATAGGTGAAGCTGTTGGAGAAGCAGAATAA
- a CDS encoding tetratricopeptide repeat protein has protein sequence MNKIEFTSILQKPQAISKDQTSALQDIVKTFPYFQSARAMHLKGLKNSGSFQYNQALKKTAAYTTDRSILFDFITSENFTQNEISQQIKQNTANINAIDVVSEDISVNKSQSIDNALKEHIDSTTNILDPELFQPKVQKDKIAHIEASVKTFTTESNNKISKENKSPETILEIGKPLEFNKTETHSFGEWLSLTKFNPINRNTEIKKTQASKNKPIDNQLENSLSRAKKFELIEKFIEKSPKLEAKKTKSSNHNIAKAQMIKPEALMTETLARIYLEQKNYKKAIQSYNILILKYPEKSGFFADQIKAIKQLQEQNHKE, from the coding sequence ATGAATAAAATTGAATTTACAAGCATATTACAAAAACCACAAGCAATCTCTAAAGACCAAACAAGTGCTTTACAAGATATTGTAAAAACGTTCCCGTATTTTCAATCGGCTCGCGCCATGCATTTAAAAGGATTAAAAAACAGTGGTAGTTTTCAATACAATCAAGCTTTAAAAAAAACAGCTGCCTATACAACAGACCGCAGTATTCTATTTGATTTTATAACTTCAGAAAATTTTACTCAAAATGAAATTTCGCAACAAATAAAACAAAATACAGCAAACATAAATGCCATAGATGTTGTTTCTGAAGACATTTCGGTTAATAAAAGCCAAAGTATTGACAATGCATTAAAAGAACATATTGATAGTACTACAAACATTTTAGATCCAGAACTTTTTCAACCTAAAGTTCAAAAAGATAAAATTGCACATATTGAAGCTTCAGTTAAAACATTTACTACTGAATCAAATAATAAAATTTCAAAAGAAAACAAATCTCCTGAAACTATACTAGAAATAGGAAAACCTTTAGAATTTAATAAAACTGAAACACATTCCTTTGGAGAATGGTTAAGCCTTACAAAGTTTAATCCAATTAATAGAAATACGGAAATTAAAAAAACACAGGCTTCTAAAAACAAGCCAATTGATAATCAATTAGAAAACTCTCTTTCAAGAGCAAAAAAGTTTGAATTAATTGAAAAATTTATTGAAAAGAGCCCAAAATTAGAAGCAAAAAAAACAAAAAGCTCGAATCACAATATTGCAAAAGCTCAAATGATAAAGCCAGAAGCCTTGATGACAGAGACTTTAGCGCGTATTTATTTAGAACAAAAAAATTACAAGAAGGCAATTCAATCTTACAACATTTTAATTTTGAAATATCCAGAAAAAAGTGGTTTCTTTGCAGACCAAATTAAAGCAATAAAACAATTACAAGAACAAAACCATAAAGAATAA
- the secG gene encoding preprotein translocase subunit SecG, with protein MNTFTIFLILIVVVAFLLIVVIMVQNPKGGGLSSSFGGGGTQQLGGVKKTTDFLDKSTWTLGAILIALILLSNFSFRDTNTAVDSRALDPDAITTPAAPATPAPSVENNTQATDSTGN; from the coding sequence ATGAATACGTTTACTATATTTTTAATCTTAATTGTAGTTGTAGCATTTTTACTAATAGTAGTAATTATGGTACAAAACCCAAAAGGTGGTGGATTATCTTCTTCTTTTGGCGGTGGTGGAACACAACAATTAGGAGGTGTTAAAAAAACAACAGACTTTTTAGACAAGAGTACTTGGACTTTAGGAGCAATATTAATTGCTTTAATTTTACTATCTAATTTTTCGTTTAGAGACACAAATACAGCTGTAGATTCTAGAGCATTAGATCCAGACGCAATTACTACACCTGCAGCTCCTGCAACACCGGCACCAAGTGTAGAAAACAATACGCAAGCAACAGACTCAACAGGAAATTAA
- a CDS encoding LptE family protein codes for MKYLKHIIILAITTTLLACGAYSFTGGDVGEAKTFQVNYFQNNAQLIEPGLERDFTIALQDLIQDQTNLELVNSNGDLVYEGEITEYRISPTTATANNTAAQNRLTISVNVRFFNKTKEDADFEKRFSFFYDYAGSSLPSTAIKATAFEEIFERLTQDIFNASLADW; via the coding sequence ATGAAATATTTAAAACACATAATAATTTTAGCAATCACAACAACCTTATTAGCCTGTGGTGCATACTCATTTACAGGTGGAGATGTTGGTGAAGCAAAAACATTTCAAGTAAATTATTTTCAAAATAATGCGCAATTAATAGAACCAGGTTTAGAAAGAGATTTCACTATAGCATTGCAAGATTTAATTCAAGATCAAACCAATTTAGAGCTTGTAAACTCTAATGGAGATTTAGTATACGAAGGCGAAATTACAGAATACCGCATCTCTCCTACCACAGCAACTGCAAATAATACCGCAGCACAAAATAGGCTTACCATAAGCGTAAATGTTAGGTTTTTTAATAAAACAAAAGAAGATGCAGATTTTGAAAAAAGATTCTCTTTCTTTTATGATTATGCAGGAAGCTCTCTACCTAGTACAGCTATAAAAGCAACCGCTTTTGAAGAGATATTTGAAAGATTAACACAAGACATATTTAATGCTTCACTAGCAGATTGGTAA
- the topA gene encoding type I DNA topoisomerase — protein MAKNLVIVESPAKAKTIEKFLGKDFKVESSYGHISDLPSKELGVDVEGDFDPKYQVSTDKKAVVKKLKDLAKKAEIVWLASDEDREGEAIAWHLAESLGLDKEKTKRIVFHEITKAAIQKAVENPRQIDYDLVDAQQARRVLDRIVGYELSPVLWRKVKGGLSAGRVQSVSVRLIVEREREIQAFNAEASYRIDAEFSNEEGQSFKAKLPKTIKTKAEALKFLEKNAKTTFKVSDLEKKPAKKAPAAPFTTSTLQQEASRKLYFSVSKTMTMAQRLYEAGLITYMRTDSVNLSKEAKQGAAKEIIEAYGKEYAKERNYKGKSKGAQEAHEAIRPTDFSAHSAGLDNDQVRLYELIWKRAIASQMSEAKLERTNVKIKAADHKEVFSANGEVITFDGFLKVYLEGTDDEDLEQQEGMLPAMKVGETLLNNSITATERYTRAPYRYTEASLVKKLEELGIGRPSTYAPTISTIQNRNYVEKGTVEGTERNYTQLVLKNGDVKDNLLTEKVGSDKGKLVPTDIGIIVTDFLVNHFESILDYSFTANVEDQFDDIADGKADWKKVMKSFYKDFHPRVIDVQENAERESGERILGEDPKTGKRVSVRLGKFGPMVQMGTVDDEEKPTFASLSPDQQLGSITFEEAMDLFKLPKKLGEYKDESVEVNNGRFGPYVKFGKAYVSLPKGTDPLSVEYDYAVELIKEKEKADAPIYTYKDLPVQKGKGRFGPYIKWNNMFINVNKKYDWDNLSEDDIIELIEVKIQKEIDKVVHNWEDEGIRVEKARWGRHNVIQGKVKIELPKTVDAAALTLEEVKGIIEKNAPKKKVTKRKTAAKKKTTTRKKTTAKKK, from the coding sequence ATGGCTAAGAATTTAGTAATAGTTGAGTCACCAGCTAAGGCGAAAACGATAGAGAAATTTCTAGGAAAAGATTTTAAAGTAGAATCAAGTTATGGGCATATTTCAGATTTGCCTTCAAAGGAATTGGGTGTAGATGTAGAAGGTGATTTTGATCCAAAATATCAAGTATCCACAGATAAAAAAGCAGTTGTTAAAAAACTAAAAGATTTAGCAAAAAAAGCAGAGATTGTTTGGTTGGCGAGTGATGAGGATCGCGAGGGTGAGGCTATAGCTTGGCACTTAGCAGAATCTCTTGGCTTAGATAAAGAGAAAACTAAACGAATTGTTTTTCATGAAATTACAAAAGCAGCCATTCAAAAAGCTGTAGAAAACCCAAGACAAATAGATTACGATTTAGTAGATGCGCAACAAGCAAGACGTGTTTTAGATAGAATTGTAGGTTATGAGTTGTCTCCAGTGCTTTGGAGAAAAGTAAAAGGAGGACTTTCAGCAGGTAGAGTGCAATCTGTATCTGTAAGATTAATTGTTGAACGTGAGAGAGAAATTCAAGCTTTTAATGCAGAAGCGTCTTATAGAATAGATGCTGAATTTTCTAATGAAGAAGGACAATCGTTTAAGGCTAAATTGCCAAAAACCATAAAAACAAAAGCCGAAGCCTTAAAGTTTTTAGAAAAAAATGCCAAAACAACATTTAAGGTTTCAGATTTAGAAAAAAAACCAGCTAAAAAAGCTCCAGCAGCACCATTTACAACGTCTACATTACAACAAGAGGCATCACGAAAGTTATATTTTTCAGTAAGTAAAACCATGACAATGGCGCAACGCCTTTATGAAGCGGGTTTAATTACTTATATGAGAACAGATAGTGTAAATCTATCTAAAGAAGCAAAGCAAGGAGCAGCAAAAGAAATTATAGAAGCTTACGGTAAAGAATATGCTAAAGAGCGTAATTATAAAGGAAAATCTAAAGGAGCGCAAGAAGCTCACGAAGCTATTAGACCAACAGATTTTTCTGCGCATTCCGCAGGTTTAGACAATGATCAAGTTAGATTATATGAGTTAATTTGGAAACGAGCCATTGCATCACAAATGAGTGAAGCAAAATTAGAACGTACAAATGTAAAAATTAAAGCAGCAGATCATAAAGAAGTATTCTCTGCAAATGGAGAAGTAATAACATTTGATGGTTTCTTAAAAGTATATCTTGAAGGAACAGATGATGAGGATTTAGAACAGCAAGAAGGTATGTTGCCTGCAATGAAAGTTGGAGAAACATTATTAAATAATAGTATAACAGCAACAGAACGTTACACTAGAGCGCCATATAGATATACCGAAGCTTCATTAGTTAAAAAACTTGAAGAGTTAGGTATTGGTAGGCCATCTACATACGCACCAACTATTTCTACAATTCAAAATAGAAATTATGTAGAAAAAGGAACAGTAGAAGGAACAGAGCGTAATTATACGCAATTAGTACTAAAAAATGGAGATGTAAAAGATAACCTGTTAACAGAGAAAGTAGGTTCAGATAAAGGTAAATTAGTGCCCACAGATATTGGTATAATTGTAACCGATTTTTTAGTAAATCATTTTGAAAGTATATTAGATTATAGTTTTACAGCAAATGTAGAAGATCAATTTGATGACATTGCCGACGGTAAAGCAGATTGGAAAAAAGTAATGAAAAGCTTTTATAAAGATTTTCATCCAAGAGTTATAGACGTTCAGGAAAATGCTGAAAGAGAATCTGGAGAACGTATTTTAGGAGAAGACCCTAAAACAGGAAAGCGTGTGAGTGTCCGTTTAGGAAAGTTTGGGCCAATGGTACAAATGGGTACGGTAGATGATGAAGAAAAACCAACTTTTGCAAGCTTAAGTCCTGATCAGCAATTAGGAAGTATTACTTTTGAAGAAGCAATGGATTTGTTTAAATTGCCTAAAAAATTAGGAGAATATAAAGACGAATCTGTTGAGGTTAATAATGGACGTTTTGGACCATATGTTAAATTTGGAAAAGCTTATGTGTCATTACCAAAAGGAACAGATCCTTTAAGTGTAGAGTATGATTATGCTGTAGAGCTTATAAAAGAGAAAGAAAAAGCAGATGCGCCAATTTATACATATAAAGATTTACCTGTACAAAAAGGAAAAGGACGTTTTGGGCCATACATAAAATGGAACAATATGTTTATTAATGTTAACAAAAAGTACGATTGGGATAATTTGTCTGAAGATGATATAATAGAACTTATTGAAGTAAAAATCCAAAAGGAAATTGATAAGGTTGTACATAATTGGGAAGATGAAGGAATACGTGTAGAAAAAGCACGTTGGGGAAGGCATAATGTAATTCAAGGAAAAGTAAAAATTGAATTACCAAAAACAGTAGATGCGGCAGCATTAACCTTAGAGGAAGTAAAAGGTATAATTGAAAAAAACGCACCTAAGAAAAAAGTAACAAAAAGAAAAACTGCTGCAAAGAAAAAAACAACAACTAGGAAAAAAACCACAGCTAAAAAGAAATAA